A genomic window from Labeo rohita strain BAU-BD-2019 chromosome 6, IGBB_LRoh.1.0, whole genome shotgun sequence includes:
- the LOC127167057 gene encoding SH3 and cysteine-rich domain-containing protein 3-like isoform X1, whose amino-acid sequence MMMMSQYDALDDKDSLDIHDNPPAPDNVVKEEDNTVYFIYDEEVEEEEKEEPPPPEPLRPVNDRPHKFKDHYCKKLKFCDVCARMIVREFDGQTMLARFALTVINLAFVSLCLLVNNKFALRCKNCKTNIHHQCQSYVEFQRCFGKIPPGFRRAYSSPLYSSQQNATVKELLPFSQTNRTDPVYETLRIGVIMANKERKKASEDKKNMMMMMMEEEETQPKAEEGAEEEAKEGEKTDKAAAEDKSKKPQPGKLGVFSQSHYYLALYRFKAIEKDDLDVHPGDRITVIDDSNEEWWRGKIGDRSGFVPANYIIRVRSGETVYKVTRSFVGNREMGQITLKKDQIVVKKGDEVNGYLKVSTGRKLGFFPADILQEI is encoded by the exons atgatgatgatgagccAGTATGATGC ACTGGATGACAAGGACTCGCTGGACATCCATGACAATCCTCCGGCCCCGGATAACGTGGTCAAAGAGGAGGACAATACC GTGTATTTCATCTATGAtgaggaggtggaggaggaggagaaggaggaaCCGCCGCCTCCAGAGCCGCTCCGACCCGTCAACGACAGGCCGCACAAGTTTAAAGACCATTACTGCAAGAAGCTGAAGTTCTGCGACGTGTGCGCGCGGATGATCGTGCGTGAGTTCGACGGTCAAACGATGCTCGCGCGTTTCGCTCTCACGGTTATAAATCTCGCTTTTGTCTCTCTGTGTCTTCTAGTCAATAATAAATTTGCTCTGAGGTGCAAAAACTGCAAGACCAACATCCATCATCAGTGTCAGAGCTACGTGGAGTTTCAGAGGTGCTTCGGCAAGATT CCTCCAGGTTTCAGACGGGCGTACAGTTCTCCGCTCTACAGCAGTCAGCAGAACGCCACCGTCAAGGAGCTGCTTCCGTTCT CTCAGACGAATCGCACTGATCCGGTGTACGAGACGCTGCGTATCGGTGTCATCATGGCCAACAAGGAGCGCAAGAAAGCGTCTGAAGACAAGAAGAAC atgatgatgatgatgatggaggAAGAGGAGACTCAGCCGAAAGCAGAGGAAGGTGCTGAAGAGGAAG CAAAAGAAGGAGAAAAGACAGACAAAGCAGCAGCAGAAGACAAG aGTAAGAAGCCTCAGCCGGGTAAACTGGGCGTTTTCTCTCAGTCTCATTATTATCTGGCTCTGTATCGCTTCAAAGCCATCGAGAAGGACGACCTGGACGTGCA TCCAGGAGATCGAATCACCGTGATCGATGATTCTAACGAGGAGTGGTGGAGA GGAAAGATTGGGGATCGATCAGGATTTGTTCCGGCCAACTACATCATCCGTGTTCGTTCAGGAGAGACAGTTTACAAAGTGACACGATCCTTCGTCGGAAACAGAGAAATGGGACaaattacactgaaaaaagaccag ATTGTGGTGAAGAAGGGTGATGAGGTGAACGGATATCTGAAGGTCAGCACCGGACGCAAACTCGGCTTCTTCCCCGCTGACATCTTACAGGAgatctga
- the LOC127167057 gene encoding SH3 and cysteine-rich domain-containing protein 3-like isoform X2 has protein sequence MMMMSQYDALDDKDSLDIHDNPPAPDNVVKEEDNTVYFIYDEEVEEEEKEEPPPPEPLRPVNDRPHKFKDHYCKKLKFCDVCARMIVLNNKFALRCKNCKTNIHHQCQSYVEFQRCFGKIPPGFRRAYSSPLYSSQQNATVKELLPFSQTNRTDPVYETLRIGVIMANKERKKASEDKKNMMMMMMEEEETQPKAEEGAEEEAKEGEKTDKAAAEDKSKKPQPGKLGVFSQSHYYLALYRFKAIEKDDLDVHPGDRITVIDDSNEEWWRGKIGDRSGFVPANYIIRVRSGETVYKVTRSFVGNREMGQITLKKDQIVVKKGDEVNGYLKVSTGRKLGFFPADILQEI, from the exons atgatgatgatgagccAGTATGATGC ACTGGATGACAAGGACTCGCTGGACATCCATGACAATCCTCCGGCCCCGGATAACGTGGTCAAAGAGGAGGACAATACC GTGTATTTCATCTATGAtgaggaggtggaggaggaggagaaggaggaaCCGCCGCCTCCAGAGCCGCTCCGACCCGTCAACGACAGGCCGCACAAGTTTAAAGACCATTACTGCAAGAAGCTGAAGTTCTGCGACGTGTGCGCGCGGATGATCGTGC TCAATAATAAATTTGCTCTGAGGTGCAAAAACTGCAAGACCAACATCCATCATCAGTGTCAGAGCTACGTGGAGTTTCAGAGGTGCTTCGGCAAGATT CCTCCAGGTTTCAGACGGGCGTACAGTTCTCCGCTCTACAGCAGTCAGCAGAACGCCACCGTCAAGGAGCTGCTTCCGTTCT CTCAGACGAATCGCACTGATCCGGTGTACGAGACGCTGCGTATCGGTGTCATCATGGCCAACAAGGAGCGCAAGAAAGCGTCTGAAGACAAGAAGAAC atgatgatgatgatgatggaggAAGAGGAGACTCAGCCGAAAGCAGAGGAAGGTGCTGAAGAGGAAG CAAAAGAAGGAGAAAAGACAGACAAAGCAGCAGCAGAAGACAAG aGTAAGAAGCCTCAGCCGGGTAAACTGGGCGTTTTCTCTCAGTCTCATTATTATCTGGCTCTGTATCGCTTCAAAGCCATCGAGAAGGACGACCTGGACGTGCA TCCAGGAGATCGAATCACCGTGATCGATGATTCTAACGAGGAGTGGTGGAGA GGAAAGATTGGGGATCGATCAGGATTTGTTCCGGCCAACTACATCATCCGTGTTCGTTCAGGAGAGACAGTTTACAAAGTGACACGATCCTTCGTCGGAAACAGAGAAATGGGACaaattacactgaaaaaagaccag ATTGTGGTGAAGAAGGGTGATGAGGTGAACGGATATCTGAAGGTCAGCACCGGACGCAAACTCGGCTTCTTCCCCGCTGACATCTTACAGGAgatctga